A genome region from Hymenobacter chitinivorans DSM 11115 includes the following:
- a CDS encoding 2-C-methyl-D-erythritol 4-phosphate cytidylyltransferase, which produces MTSTSTSALPVSSSAAVPRYAILVAGGSGSRMGADRPKQFLNLLGEPVLLHTLRRFTDPAVQLAECVVVLPAEQFATWEQLCQQHHVTIRHRVVAGGETRWASVRNGLAELKQYPAGLVAVHDGVRPLVSAVVIEQTFAAASQHGAAVAAVAPKDSVRGLAQQGSYALDRSRLRLVQTPQCFELNLLRRAYQLPELPTFTDDASVVEDLQPIYMVAGDYRNLKITTPEDLIVAEALLRAEQGAQQPQ; this is translated from the coding sequence ATGACTTCGACCTCGACTTCCGCTCTTCCCGTTTCCTCTTCGGCGGCCGTGCCGCGCTACGCCATTCTGGTGGCGGGCGGCAGCGGCTCGCGCATGGGTGCCGACCGGCCCAAGCAGTTTCTGAACCTGCTGGGGGAGCCGGTCTTGCTGCACACCCTGCGCCGCTTTACGGACCCGGCCGTGCAGCTTGCCGAATGCGTGGTGGTGCTGCCCGCCGAGCAGTTTGCCACCTGGGAGCAGCTCTGCCAGCAGCACCACGTAACGATTCGGCACCGGGTGGTGGCCGGCGGAGAAACGCGCTGGGCCTCGGTGCGCAACGGGCTGGCGGAGCTCAAGCAGTACCCGGCCGGTCTGGTGGCGGTGCACGATGGGGTGCGGCCCCTGGTATCGGCGGTGGTGATTGAACAGACGTTTGCGGCGGCCAGCCAGCACGGCGCGGCGGTGGCGGCGGTGGCCCCCAAAGACTCGGTGCGCGGGCTGGCCCAGCAGGGCTCCTACGCCCTGGACCGCAGCCGGCTCCGCCTGGTTCAGACGCCGCAGTGCTTCGAGCTAAACCTGTTGCGGCGGGCCTACCAGCTGCCCGAGCTGCCCACCTTCACCGATGATGCCAGCGTGGTGGAAGACCTGCAGCCCATTTATATGGTGGCCGGCGACTACCGCAACCTCAAAATCACGACGCCCGAAGATTTGATTGTGGCCGAGGCCCTGCTGCGGGCTGAGCAAGGTGCTCAGCAGCCTCAGTAG
- a CDS encoding TMEM175 family protein yields the protein MDGNEKAQHNRDAFQIERVILFTDAVFAIAITLLVIEIKVPELEHPTEQAVQVVLAHLIPKFVGFFLSFFIIAIYWTAHHRIFRFVRRLDNRLLWLNLVFLLSIILMPFTTAYQSEYSLLRTPWILYSINIAFTGLMQIALQRHLSNARHKLVAHPEHEHPDLDIARPLMSPVVFISSIALAFVLPPLALRMIPAVAFPLLAFLNRKRHKRLTAAYHGKHGATVLA from the coding sequence ATGGATGGCAACGAAAAAGCCCAGCACAACCGTGACGCTTTCCAGATTGAACGGGTAATTCTGTTTACCGACGCTGTTTTTGCCATTGCTATTACGCTGCTGGTCATTGAAATCAAGGTACCGGAGCTGGAGCACCCCACCGAGCAGGCCGTGCAGGTTGTGCTGGCCCACCTGATTCCGAAGTTCGTGGGCTTTTTTCTGAGCTTCTTCATCATTGCCATCTACTGGACGGCCCACCACCGCATCTTCCGCTTCGTGCGCCGCCTCGACAACCGGCTGCTGTGGCTGAATTTGGTGTTTCTGCTCAGCATTATCCTGATGCCCTTCACCACGGCTTACCAGAGCGAGTATAGCCTGCTGCGCACGCCCTGGATTCTGTACAGCATCAACATTGCCTTTACCGGCCTGATGCAGATTGCCTTGCAGCGCCACCTGAGCAATGCCCGCCACAAGCTGGTGGCCCACCCCGAGCACGAGCATCCCGACCTGGATATAGCCCGGCCGCTGATGTCGCCGGTGGTGTTTATCAGCAGCATTGCTCTGGCCTTCGTGCTGCCACCGTTGGCTTTGCGCATGATTCCGGCCGTGGCTTTTCCCCTGCTGGCCTTCCTGAACCGCAAGCGCCATAAGCGCCTGACGGCCGCCTACCACGGCAAGCACGGCGCTACCGTGCTGGCCTAA
- a CDS encoding enoyl-CoA hydratase-related protein, producing the protein MYTCLLYDVQNGVATITLNRPEVFNAFNNPQSYELQDALQRVADDNSVRVVVLTGAGRAFCSGQDLKATQDEENFSFAETLHKRYNPIIRAMRNLPKPIIGRLNGVAAGAGCSLALACDVLVASSEASLIEVFINIGLVPDSGSSYFLPRLVGTLKAFELCTLGSKVTADEALRLGLVNQVVAPAELDAAVAALAARYASAPTKSIGLIKQMLNKAGTATLDEMLDYEADCQQTAGESADYREGVAAFTEKRKPTFRGE; encoded by the coding sequence ATGTATACCTGCCTGCTGTACGACGTTCAAAACGGCGTTGCGACTATTACCCTGAACCGCCCCGAGGTGTTCAACGCCTTCAATAACCCGCAGAGCTACGAGCTGCAGGATGCCCTGCAACGCGTGGCCGACGACAACTCGGTGCGGGTGGTCGTGCTGACCGGGGCCGGCCGGGCGTTCTGCTCGGGCCAGGATTTGAAGGCGACGCAGGACGAGGAAAACTTTTCCTTTGCCGAAACCCTGCACAAGCGCTACAACCCCATCATCCGCGCCATGCGCAACCTGCCTAAGCCCATTATCGGGCGGCTCAACGGGGTGGCGGCCGGGGCCGGCTGCTCCCTGGCCCTGGCCTGCGACGTGCTGGTGGCTTCGTCGGAAGCCTCTTTAATTGAGGTGTTTATCAACATCGGGCTGGTGCCGGATTCGGGCTCGTCGTACTTTCTGCCGCGGCTAGTGGGTACGCTCAAGGCTTTCGAGCTGTGCACCCTGGGCTCGAAGGTGACGGCCGACGAAGCCCTGCGCCTGGGTTTGGTAAACCAGGTGGTGGCCCCGGCCGAGCTGGACGCCGCCGTGGCCGCCCTGGCCGCGCGCTACGCCTCGGCTCCCACCAAATCCATTGGCCTTATCAAGCAGATGCTCAACAAGGCCGGCACCGCCACGCTGGATGAAATGCTGGACTACGAGGCCGACTGCCAGCAAACGGCCGGCGAATCGGCGGACTACCGGGAGGGCGTGGCGGCCTTCACCGAAAAACGCAAGCCCACGTTCCGCGGCGAATAA
- a CDS encoding ABC transporter permease — MKTLRLTLESFRFAWQALKSNLLRTILSLLGVTVGIFAIIAVFAVVDSLEANVRKSMSFVGDKVIYVGKWPWAFGGEYPWWKYFNRPVPSVREFRELQKNLGPNNKGVAIFGAVGGSVLKAGSNSVSDCALQGVSFDYRKVSDVPIAEGRYFTSQEVDAARNVAIIGATIAENLFPNGSAIGQEFSAKGRKFVIIGVMQKEGKKLLDTPSNDTNCLIPFGMFTKMFALNTGGMTGVTPTIAVKGSDDDPGLLDLEYELQGVMRNIRGLKPRQEDNFALNRPEMLANAITQLFSIIGIAGAVIGSFAMLVGGFGIANIMFVSVKERTNIIGIQKSLGAKNFFILFQFLFEAVFLCLIGGAAGIFLVFLITMIPQDSLPLFLSAGNIALGLTVSVVIGVLAGIIPAVLASNLDPVIAIRSK; from the coding sequence ATGAAAACGCTGCGCCTGACTCTGGAAAGCTTCCGCTTCGCGTGGCAAGCTCTCAAATCCAACCTGTTACGCACGATTCTGTCGCTGCTGGGCGTCACGGTGGGTATCTTTGCCATCATTGCCGTGTTTGCCGTCGTCGACTCGCTCGAGGCCAACGTGCGCAAGAGCATGAGCTTCGTGGGCGACAAGGTGATTTACGTCGGGAAGTGGCCCTGGGCCTTCGGGGGCGAGTATCCGTGGTGGAAATACTTCAACCGGCCGGTGCCCTCGGTGCGCGAATTCCGGGAGCTGCAGAAAAACCTGGGTCCCAACAACAAGGGCGTCGCCATTTTCGGAGCCGTGGGCGGCAGCGTGCTCAAGGCCGGCAGCAACAGCGTGTCGGACTGCGCCTTGCAGGGCGTGAGCTTCGACTACCGTAAAGTCTCGGACGTGCCCATTGCCGAAGGCCGCTATTTCACCTCCCAGGAAGTGGATGCTGCCCGTAACGTGGCCATCATCGGGGCTACCATTGCCGAAAACCTGTTTCCGAACGGCAGCGCCATCGGCCAGGAGTTCAGCGCCAAGGGCCGCAAGTTCGTTATCATCGGGGTGATGCAGAAGGAAGGCAAGAAGCTGCTCGATACGCCCAGCAACGACACCAACTGCCTGATTCCCTTCGGCATGTTTACCAAGATGTTTGCCCTCAACACCGGCGGCATGACCGGCGTGACGCCCACTATTGCCGTAAAGGGCTCCGACGATGACCCCGGCCTGCTCGACCTGGAGTACGAACTGCAGGGCGTGATGCGCAACATTCGGGGCCTCAAGCCGCGGCAGGAAGACAACTTTGCCCTGAACCGGCCCGAAATGCTGGCCAATGCTATTACCCAGCTGTTCTCCATCATTGGCATTGCCGGCGCCGTCATTGGCTCGTTTGCCATGCTGGTGGGCGGCTTTGGCATTGCCAACATTATGTTCGTCTCGGTAAAAGAGCGCACCAACATTATCGGAATTCAGAAGTCGTTGGGAGCCAAGAACTTCTTTATTCTGTTCCAATTTCTTTTCGAAGCCGTTTTTCTGTGCTTAATTGGCGGCGCGGCGGGCATCTTTCTGGTATTCCTCATCACGATGATACCCCAGGATTCGTTGCCGTTGTTCTTATCGGCGGGCAATATTGCGTTGGGGCTAACCGTGTCGGTGGTAATTGGGGTCTTGGCCGGGATTATTCCGGCCGTGCTGGCCTCCAACCTGGACCCGGTAATTGCCATTCGTTCGAAGTAA
- a CDS encoding DUF4142 domain-containing protein: MHYSSRILALAFPLLLAACSPDASKKDPVAEAQFQNEKRIGDENVTEKQERDAEFMVDGASDGLLEVELGKLAQQKATTPAVKNFGQHMVEQHGEANSALKALAEQKGLTLPAGLGQEQQDTYAKLAALTGTQFDKQYMATMVDDHKKDVDEFEDMSEDAYDGDIRGFAAKYAPVLKQHLDMAKQVNEQVEDLP; the protein is encoded by the coding sequence ATGCACTATTCTTCCCGAATTCTGGCCCTGGCCTTTCCCCTGCTACTGGCCGCCTGCTCGCCGGATGCCAGCAAAAAAGACCCGGTTGCGGAAGCGCAGTTTCAGAACGAGAAGCGCATCGGCGACGAAAACGTGACCGAAAAGCAGGAGCGCGACGCCGAGTTTATGGTGGATGGGGCCAGTGACGGGCTGCTGGAAGTGGAGCTGGGCAAGCTGGCCCAGCAAAAAGCCACCACGCCGGCCGTCAAAAACTTTGGCCAGCACATGGTAGAGCAGCACGGCGAAGCCAATAGCGCCCTGAAAGCCTTGGCCGAACAGAAAGGCCTGACCCTGCCCGCGGGTCTGGGCCAGGAGCAGCAGGATACCTACGCCAAGCTGGCCGCCCTGACCGGCACCCAGTTCGACAAGCAGTACATGGCCACGATGGTCGATGACCACAAAAAGGACGTCGACGAGTTCGAGGACATGAGCGAGGACGCCTATGACGGCGACATTCGTGGCTTCGCGGCCAAATACGCGCCCGTGCTGAAACAACACCTCGACATGGCCAAGCAGGTCAATGAGCAGGTAGAAGACCTTCCCTAG
- a CDS encoding DUF4142 domain-containing protein, with the protein MKRIPLSLLCASLLTLGACSSNDSTTTTDTNTNSEEAGGNAGDNYMNAATNGDTASTSMPGDTTQAGSAAANRTAPADMNGSPGPGDTAPHSTDPEFMMSAAHSDQNEIQLSKLALEKGVTGAAKDHANMMIKDHTKSTADLKAIATKKKVTLPTDMDAEHKAIAATMQKLSGKDFETKFMDQMVIDHQKTLNTLKAHQTMTKDADLQGFITKVTPVVQSHLDMSKQHSDMKM; encoded by the coding sequence ATGAAACGGATTCCCCTCAGCTTGCTCTGCGCCAGCCTGCTTACCCTGGGCGCTTGCAGCAGCAACGACAGCACCACCACGACCGATACGAATACAAACTCGGAAGAGGCGGGCGGCAATGCTGGTGACAACTACATGAATGCCGCCACCAACGGCGACACGGCTTCGACCAGCATGCCCGGCGACACCACCCAGGCCGGTAGCGCGGCGGCCAACCGCACGGCCCCGGCCGACATGAACGGCAGTCCCGGCCCCGGCGACACAGCCCCCCACTCCACCGACCCCGAGTTTATGATGTCGGCGGCTCACAGCGACCAAAACGAGATTCAGCTCAGCAAGCTGGCCCTCGAAAAAGGCGTAACCGGTGCGGCCAAGGACCACGCCAACATGATGATTAAGGACCACACCAAGTCGACGGCCGACCTGAAGGCCATTGCCACCAAGAAGAAGGTGACCCTGCCCACCGACATGGACGCCGAGCACAAGGCCATTGCGGCCACGATGCAGAAATTATCGGGTAAGGACTTCGAAACCAAGTTCATGGACCAGATGGTCATTGACCACCAGAAAACCCTGAACACGCTCAAAGCGCACCAGACGATGACCAAGGATGCCGACCTGCAGGGCTTTATTACCAAAGTAACGCCCGTGGTGCAAAGCCACCTGGATATGTCGAAGCAGCACAGCGACATGAAGATGTAA
- a CDS encoding LOG family protein yields the protein MTKLKKTSRTKASDEALNAGSGQTIVQPNVNDNKVTSISDIREQTHGERTVQLDDEQRIRKAFVDKDWNEIKIADSWQIFKVMAEFVEGFEKMSKIGPCVSIFGSARTKPDNPYYQMAEEIASKLVRHGYGVITGGGPGIMEAGNKGARAEGGKSVGLNIELPFEQFHNIYIDSDKIINFDYFFVRKVMFVKYAQGFIGMPGGFGTLDELFEAITLIQTKKIGRFPIVLVGTKYWQGMFDWIQQAMLEDEHNISPEDMDLVQLVDDAASAVKIIDDFYSKYLLSPNF from the coding sequence ATGACGAAACTCAAAAAAACCAGTCGGACCAAAGCCTCCGACGAGGCCCTCAACGCGGGCAGCGGCCAGACCATCGTTCAGCCCAACGTAAACGATAACAAAGTCACCAGCATCAGTGACATCCGGGAGCAAACCCACGGGGAGCGGACGGTGCAGCTCGACGACGAGCAGCGCATCCGCAAGGCGTTTGTCGATAAGGACTGGAACGAAATCAAGATTGCCGACTCCTGGCAGATCTTTAAGGTGATGGCCGAGTTCGTGGAGGGCTTCGAGAAGATGTCCAAGATTGGCCCCTGCGTTTCGATTTTCGGCTCGGCCCGCACCAAGCCCGACAACCCGTACTACCAGATGGCCGAGGAAATTGCCTCCAAGCTGGTGCGGCACGGGTACGGCGTTATCACGGGCGGCGGCCCCGGCATCATGGAAGCCGGCAACAAGGGCGCCCGCGCCGAAGGTGGCAAGTCGGTCGGTCTGAACATTGAGCTGCCCTTCGAGCAGTTCCACAACATCTACATCGACTCGGACAAGATCATCAACTTCGACTACTTCTTCGTGCGTAAGGTGATGTTCGTGAAGTACGCCCAGGGCTTCATTGGCATGCCCGGCGGCTTTGGTACCCTCGACGAGCTCTTCGAAGCTATTACTCTGATTCAGACCAAGAAAATCGGTCGTTTCCCCATCGTGCTGGTGGGTACCAAGTACTGGCAGGGCATGTTCGACTGGATTCAGCAGGCTATGCTGGAAGACGAGCACAACATCTCGCCCGAGGACATGGACCTGGTGCAGCTCGTGGACGACGCGGCTTCGGCCGTGAAAATCATCGACGATTTCTACTCCAAGTACCTGTTGTCGCCTAACTTCTAG
- the queA gene encoding tRNA preQ1(34) S-adenosylmethionine ribosyltransferase-isomerase QueA, whose product MKLSEFKFDLPESLLAQHPAKTRDESRLMVLHRETGKIEHRVFKEIIEYFTDGDVFVLNDTQVFPARLYGNKEKTGAKIEVFLLRELNKEIHLWDVLVDPARKIRVGNKLYFGESDMVAEVIDNTTSRGRTIKFLFDGSDEEFYKALNDLGETPLPREVITRDAEPADKERYQTIYAKHKGAVAAPSAGLHFTREVMKRLEIKGVDVVPVTLHVGLGTFRPVDVEDLTKHKMDSENFIVPAESAVVVNRALDAKKRVCAVGTTTMRALESSVSAHARLKENQGWTDKFIFPPHEFKIANALLTNFHMPESTLMMMASAFAGHEFLIEAYQTAIKEKYKFFTYGDAMLIL is encoded by the coding sequence ATGAAACTGTCCGAGTTCAAATTTGACTTGCCCGAAAGCCTGCTGGCGCAACATCCGGCCAAAACTCGTGATGAATCGCGCCTGATGGTTTTGCACCGCGAAACGGGTAAAATCGAGCACCGCGTGTTTAAGGAAATCATCGAGTACTTCACCGACGGTGACGTGTTTGTTCTGAATGATACTCAGGTGTTTCCGGCGCGGCTGTACGGCAACAAGGAGAAGACCGGCGCCAAAATTGAGGTGTTCCTGTTGCGTGAGCTCAACAAGGAAATTCACCTCTGGGATGTGCTGGTAGACCCGGCCCGTAAAATCCGGGTGGGCAACAAGCTCTACTTCGGCGAAAGCGACATGGTGGCCGAGGTAATCGACAACACTACTTCCCGCGGCCGCACGATTAAGTTCTTGTTCGACGGCTCCGACGAGGAGTTTTATAAGGCCCTGAACGACCTGGGCGAGACGCCCCTGCCCCGCGAGGTCATCACCCGCGACGCGGAGCCGGCCGACAAGGAGCGCTACCAGACTATTTACGCCAAGCACAAAGGTGCCGTAGCCGCGCCTTCGGCCGGTTTGCACTTTACCCGCGAGGTAATGAAGCGCCTGGAAATCAAGGGAGTGGATGTAGTGCCAGTAACCTTACACGTGGGTCTGGGCACTTTCCGCCCCGTGGACGTGGAGGACCTGACCAAGCACAAGATGGACTCGGAGAACTTCATCGTGCCGGCCGAGTCGGCGGTGGTAGTAAACCGCGCCCTGGACGCCAAGAAGCGCGTGTGCGCCGTGGGTACCACCACGATGCGCGCCCTGGAGTCGTCGGTTTCGGCCCACGCCCGCCTGAAGGAAAATCAGGGCTGGACCGACAAGTTCATCTTCCCGCCCCACGAGTTCAAAATTGCCAACGCGCTGCTGACCAACTTCCACATGCCGGAAAGCACGCTGATGATGATGGCCTCGGCCTTTGCCGGCCACGAATTCCTGATTGAAGCCTACCAAACCGCCATTAAGGAGAAGTACAAGTTCTTCACCTACGGCGACGCCATGCTGATTCTGTAG
- the uvrA gene encoding excinuclease ABC subunit UvrA: MAKKTTASRTAVPSPAAVAAPVAPSQRAADVEAPFIEVYGAREHNLKNVSVQIPRGQLVVFTGISGSGKSSLAFDTIYAEGQRRYMETFSAYARSFMGGLERPDVDKIEGLSPVISIEQKTTSRNPRSTVGTITEIYDFLRLLYARTAEAFSYATGQKMIRQSDEQIINYILKHFADKKLVVLAPVVKGRKGHYRELFQQIAKLGFTKVRVDGELLDITPKMQVDRYKIHDIEIVIDRLKATKEDRFRLSGSVQNSLTHGKGTMLVLDSDSGKTQFFSRFLMDPTTGIAYDDPAPNTFSFNSPYGACPTCNGLGEVQEITEESVMPDKKLSISRGGIAPLGEYRDIWIFQQLSTILKRHKASLSTALDKLPADLLDKLLYGVEEEEGSDPKKAGYVEPFEGIIPFLRRQMDSDSENIRAWIQEYTQAKECPECHGYRLKKESLHFKIADKNIGELSVMDIAQLAQWFEGLEDRISDRQNLIARELLKEIRKRIGFLLEVGLEYLNLHRSVRTLSGGESQRIRLATQIGTQLVGVLYIMDEPSIGLHQRDNERLIKALQHLRDIGNSVIVVEHDKDMIMNADYVLDIGPGAGIHGGSIVAHGSPTEIFQSGSLTSQYLSGQKHIELRRQKRKGDGGQLVLKGATGHNLKNVTAKFPLGKLVAVTGVSGSGKSSLIHDTLYPILNQHFFNAKRDPLPYQSIEGLELIDKVIEVDQSPIGRTPRSNPATYTGVFTEIRSLFASLPEAKIRGYGPGRFSFNVKGGRCETCEGAGMRTIEMNFLPDVHVPCESCKGRRYNRETLEVRFKGKSITDVLDMTVEKAVEYFENQPRILRKIQVLNEVGLGYLTLGQQATTLSGGEAQRVKLATELGKKDTGKTFYILDEPTTGLHFEDINHLSDVLQKLVDKGNTVLIIEHNLDLIKVADHIIDLGPEGGGGGGTIVAQGTPEQVAKVKKGHTARFLAEELKVSKYAEEKKS; encoded by the coding sequence ATGGCCAAGAAAACGACTGCCTCCCGTACTGCTGTTCCATCACCCGCCGCGGTGGCCGCACCCGTTGCTCCGTCCCAACGGGCGGCCGATGTGGAAGCTCCCTTTATTGAGGTATACGGGGCCCGGGAGCACAACCTGAAAAACGTATCGGTTCAAATTCCGCGGGGCCAGCTGGTGGTATTTACCGGGATTTCGGGCTCGGGCAAGTCCAGCCTGGCCTTCGACACGATTTACGCCGAAGGTCAGCGGCGCTACATGGAGACGTTTTCGGCCTACGCCCGCTCCTTTATGGGCGGCCTGGAACGGCCCGACGTGGACAAAATCGAAGGCTTGTCGCCGGTTATCAGCATCGAGCAGAAAACCACCTCGCGCAACCCCCGCTCCACGGTGGGCACCATCACCGAGATTTACGACTTCCTGCGTCTGCTCTACGCCCGCACCGCCGAGGCCTTCAGCTACGCCACCGGCCAGAAGATGATCCGGCAGAGCGACGAGCAGATCATCAACTACATCCTCAAGCACTTCGCCGACAAGAAGCTGGTGGTGCTGGCCCCGGTGGTGAAAGGCCGTAAAGGGCACTACCGGGAGCTGTTCCAGCAGATTGCCAAGCTGGGCTTTACCAAGGTGCGCGTCGATGGCGAGCTGCTCGACATCACGCCCAAGATGCAGGTGGACCGCTACAAAATCCACGACATCGAAATCGTCATCGACCGCCTCAAGGCCACCAAGGAAGACCGTTTTCGCCTCTCGGGCTCGGTGCAGAACTCCCTGACCCACGGCAAGGGCACGATGCTGGTGCTGGATTCGGACTCGGGCAAAACGCAGTTTTTCTCGCGCTTCCTGATGGACCCCACCACCGGCATTGCCTACGACGACCCGGCGCCCAATACCTTCTCGTTTAACTCGCCCTACGGCGCCTGCCCCACCTGCAACGGCCTGGGCGAGGTGCAGGAGATTACCGAGGAGAGCGTAATGCCCGATAAGAAGCTGAGCATCAGCCGCGGCGGTATTGCGCCCCTGGGCGAGTACCGCGACATCTGGATTTTCCAGCAGCTCAGCACCATCCTCAAGCGCCACAAAGCCAGCCTTTCCACGGCCCTGGATAAGCTGCCCGCCGACCTGCTCGACAAGCTGCTTTATGGAGTGGAGGAAGAGGAAGGCAGTGACCCCAAAAAGGCCGGTTACGTGGAGCCTTTCGAAGGCATCATCCCGTTTCTGCGCCGCCAAATGGACTCCGACTCGGAAAACATCCGGGCCTGGATTCAGGAGTATACCCAGGCCAAGGAGTGCCCCGAGTGCCACGGCTACCGCCTCAAAAAGGAGTCGTTGCACTTCAAGATTGCCGATAAGAACATTGGCGAGCTGTCGGTGATGGACATTGCCCAGCTGGCCCAGTGGTTTGAAGGCCTGGAAGACCGGATTTCGGACCGTCAGAACCTGATTGCCCGCGAGCTGCTCAAGGAAATCCGCAAGCGGATCGGCTTTTTGCTGGAAGTGGGCCTCGAATACCTGAACCTGCACCGCTCGGTCCGGACCTTGTCGGGTGGGGAGTCGCAGCGCATCCGCCTGGCCACCCAGATTGGCACCCAGCTCGTGGGCGTGCTCTACATCATGGATGAGCCCAGCATCGGCCTGCACCAGCGCGACAACGAGCGGCTCATCAAAGCCCTGCAGCACCTGCGCGACATCGGCAACTCGGTCATCGTGGTGGAGCACGACAAGGACATGATTATGAATGCCGACTACGTGCTCGATATTGGCCCCGGGGCCGGTATTCACGGCGGCAGCATCGTGGCCCACGGCTCCCCCACGGAGATTTTCCAGTCGGGCAGCCTGACCTCCCAGTATTTGAGCGGGCAGAAGCACATCGAGCTGCGCCGCCAGAAGCGCAAGGGCGACGGGGGCCAGCTGGTGCTCAAAGGTGCCACCGGCCACAACCTGAAAAACGTCACGGCCAAATTCCCGCTGGGCAAGCTGGTGGCCGTAACCGGCGTGTCGGGCTCGGGCAAGTCCAGCTTGATTCACGACACGCTCTACCCGATTCTCAACCAGCACTTTTTCAACGCCAAGCGCGACCCGCTGCCCTACCAGAGCATCGAGGGCCTGGAGCTGATTGACAAAGTAATTGAGGTCGACCAGTCGCCGATTGGGCGCACCCCGCGCTCCAACCCAGCCACCTACACCGGCGTGTTCACCGAAATCCGCAGCTTGTTTGCCTCCTTGCCCGAGGCCAAAATCCGGGGTTACGGACCGGGGCGCTTTTCCTTCAACGTGAAGGGTGGGCGCTGCGAAACCTGCGAGGGCGCCGGTATGCGCACCATCGAAATGAACTTCCTGCCCGACGTGCACGTGCCCTGCGAGAGTTGCAAAGGCCGGCGCTACAACCGCGAAACGCTGGAAGTGCGCTTCAAGGGCAAGAGCATCACCGACGTGCTCGACATGACGGTGGAAAAAGCCGTGGAGTACTTCGAAAATCAGCCCCGGATTCTGCGCAAGATTCAGGTGCTGAACGAAGTAGGCCTGGGCTACCTGACCTTAGGCCAGCAAGCGACGACCTTGTCGGGTGGCGAGGCTCAGCGCGTGAAGCTGGCTACCGAGCTCGGCAAAAAGGACACTGGCAAAACCTTCTACATCCTCGACGAGCCCACCACCGGCCTGCACTTCGAGGACATCAACCATCTGTCCGACGTGCTGCAGAAGCTCGTCGACAAGGGCAACACGGTGCTCATCATCGAGCACAACCTGGACCTGATTAAGGTAGCCGACCACATCATCGACCTCGGTCCTGAGGGCGGCGGGGGCGGTGGCACCATCGTGGCCCAGGGCACGCCCGAGCAGGTGGCCAAGGTCAAGAAAGGTCACACGGCCCGCTTCCTAGCCGAGGAGCTCAAAGTCAGCAAGTACGCCGAGGAGAAAAAAAGCTAA